The genomic window CCGAACTCGTCGACAAAAGCGTTTCCTCCCTGCTGGTCAGCGCAGACGACAGCCTCTGGGTAGGCACTTTTGGTGACGGGCTTTTTCATATCCGTGAAGGCGCCATCGAACACTTTGCCATTGCCGACGGCCTCCTGGGAGACCACGTTCTTGCCCTGCAGCAATTACGCGATGGCAGCATCTGGATTGCCACCAACCGGGGTCTGAATGCCTGGCTTGGGGACGACGCCGACATAACGACTCCCCTCCCAGAACTCAGCGATACGATTACCCGGCATATTCTCGAAGCCCGCAACGGCGTTGTGTGGTTGAGCAGCAACTCCGGGCTGTATGGCTATGACGGGGGCAAGCTGGAGCATTGGACCGAGGAGCGGGGATTAGCCAGCAATGTGGTGCGCACCAGCTATGAAGATGACCGGGGCGTGCTGTGGATCGCCACGGGCGCCGGCACGCTGTCCCGTCTCGACAAGGGCCGACTGTTCAGCTACGACCGCTCCCACGGACTCCCCCTGTCTGCCGGCTACGCCATTCTCGAGGACAGGGCCCGCAATCTCTGGATTTCCAGTACTCAGGGGCTTCTCAGAGTCACCCGGGACAGTCTCGACGCGGTCGCCCGCGGCGAGCGAAACACCCTCGACACCCGCGTCTTCGAAGAAAACGACGGTCTGCGCTCCACGCAGTTTACCGGCGGTTTCCAGCCCGCGGGATGGGTGACCCGGGATAATCGCCTGTGGTTTACGAGCACCAAGGGCGCCACGACATTTTCTCCGCAAAAACTCACCACGGACAGCACCCCCCTGCGCACCTATATCGATGCCATCAGGGTCGACGGCAAGCCCGTGGCTGTTGCAGAGCCCGTTGCTATCCCGGCAAATTTTCAAAGCCTGGAAATTGACTACAGCAGTCCCGAACTGAGCAAAGCCCATTCCATCAGCTTTAGATATAGCACGGTGTCCAATGGTGATTTCTGGACCGATGCCGGGAACCGGCGTACCGCCTATTTTTCTGCCTTACCGGCGGGCGAGACCGCATTTCGCGTGCAGGCGAGCTTTGACGGAGAGCTCTTTCCAACGACGCCGGACGGACTGACCTCCCTCACCATCTATCGAACGCCCCACTGGTATGAAACAACCTGGTCCGTGCTTCTGGGCGTCGCACTCATTGCCTTACTGGTGAGCCTGCTCCAGCGGTACCAGTCCCGCAGTGCGAGGCAACGGGAACAGCAACTGCGCCAACTGGTGGATTTACGAACGGAGGAACTTCGGGATGCCCTCGTGCGCGTCGAGGCCAACTCGCGCATAGACAGTCTCACCGGCGTCGCCAATCGACGGCATCTGGAGGAGCATCTCAACGCAACCTGGAGCATGTCCCGTCGCACGGGGACACCCGTGAGCATCCTTATGCTCGACATCGACCTGTTCAAGCAATACAACGACAGCCTTGGGCATGCCGCCGGCGACGACTGCCTCAGAACCATTGCCCAGGCCATCAAGGGAAAACTCCTGCGGGAGCACGACATGCTCGCACGCTACGGCGGTGAGGAGTTTGTAGTGGTGCTCTATGACACCGATGCGGCGGGCGCTGTACGCACAGCGAACCGCATACTGGAGTGCGTGAGAGCCCTCGCATTGCAGCACCCGGCGAGCCAAGTCAGCGAGCACGTCACC from Congregibacter litoralis KT71 includes these protein-coding regions:
- a CDS encoding ligand-binding sensor domain-containing diguanylate cyclase, coding for MIRRLAAIISGSLLLGALTAQALDPDRLPSQYLIDRYGRDSGLPSDRVWVSEEGPRGYLWIGTQGGLARFDGADFKTFNQQTHEAFNASDIRALEWTPDGDLWIGTYGGGAVFMRGREFESFSKDQGLISNVIYDIHRAVDGSIWFATDLGLTQRTGGEFRSWTVADGLASNRIFDIAEDSEGNLWFSSLTNGVSYFDGSTFHRIGTEDGLDSLQVHMLRWDKELGVIAGTDSGAIYQLSTAAPPALLPSATPKAIQSSLLDRDGNRWLGSYGDGVWRLSADGRETHFPLDSGHSSEHIFDLVEDARGSLWVATGHGLFRVKDSPFLALGSAEGLADSTFVVTAQSDDTVWIGTEPDGLFRVEADGSISQPFPELVDKSVSSLLVSADDSLWVGTFGDGLFHIREGAIEHFAIADGLLGDHVLALQQLRDGSIWIATNRGLNAWLGDDADITTPLPELSDTITRHILEARNGVVWLSSNSGLYGYDGGKLEHWTEERGLASNVVRTSYEDDRGVLWIATGAGTLSRLDKGRLFSYDRSHGLPLSAGYAILEDRARNLWISSTQGLLRVTRDSLDAVARGERNTLDTRVFEENDGLRSTQFTGGFQPAGWVTRDNRLWFTSTKGATTFSPQKLTTDSTPLRTYIDAIRVDGKPVAVAEPVAIPANFQSLEIDYSSPELSKAHSISFRYSTVSNGDFWTDAGNRRTAYFSALPAGETAFRVQASFDGELFPTTPDGLTSLTIYRTPHWYETTWSVLLGVALIALLVSLLQRYQSRSARQREQQLRQLVDLRTEELRDALVRVEANSRIDSLTGVANRRHLEEHLNATWSMSRRTGTPVSILMLDIDLFKQYNDSLGHAAGDDCLRTIAQAIKGKLLREHDMLARYGGEEFVVVLYDTDAAGAVRTANRILECVRALALQHPASQVSEHVTISIGCASMGDKERDDPHRLIDLADKALYEAKAKGRNRVHSTAEESADTALERG